A DNA window from Janibacter sp. A1S7 contains the following coding sequences:
- a CDS encoding 3-hydroxyacyl-CoA dehydrogenase family protein — protein MSHGRIPARAGVVGGGLMGAGIVHGLLVAGGEVVLLERDEAAADAARARVQRSCDKGVERGKLADAAEPMGRLTTTTDAADLSGCGLVVEAVPEDEQLKRETLGRVEAVIADDAALATNTSSISLDALATSLRRPERFLGLHFFNPVPASKLVEIVIASATDEVWRDRAVEWVRDGLGKTPVVVADSPGFASSRLGVAIGLEAIRMLESGVASAQDIDAAMALGYGHPMGPLELTDLVGLDTRLGIARYLERELGPRFAPPQLLVDLVEQGHHGRKAGRGFYDWNDDAQEKNA, from the coding sequence ATGAGTCACGGTCGGATCCCCGCCCGCGCCGGGGTCGTCGGCGGCGGACTCATGGGGGCCGGCATCGTGCACGGCCTGCTCGTGGCCGGTGGTGAGGTCGTCCTGCTCGAGCGCGACGAGGCGGCGGCCGATGCGGCCCGCGCCCGTGTCCAACGCTCCTGCGACAAGGGAGTCGAGCGCGGCAAGCTCGCCGACGCGGCCGAGCCGATGGGGCGCCTGACGACGACCACCGACGCCGCAGACCTCTCGGGGTGCGGGCTCGTCGTCGAGGCGGTTCCGGAGGACGAGCAGCTCAAGCGCGAGACCCTCGGGCGTGTCGAGGCAGTCATCGCCGACGACGCCGCCCTGGCGACGAACACCTCGAGCATCTCGCTCGACGCCCTGGCCACCTCCCTTCGCCGGCCGGAGCGCTTCCTCGGACTGCACTTCTTCAACCCGGTGCCCGCGAGCAAGCTCGTCGAGATCGTCATCGCGAGCGCCACCGACGAGGTCTGGCGTGATCGTGCGGTCGAGTGGGTGCGTGACGGCCTGGGCAAGACCCCGGTCGTCGTCGCGGACTCCCCGGGCTTTGCCAGCAGCCGTCTCGGTGTCGCGATCGGTCTCGAGGCGATCCGCATGCTCGAGTCCGGCGTCGCCTCCGCGCAGGACATCGACGCGGCCATGGCCCTGGGCTACGGCCACCCGATGGGCCCGCTGGAGCTCACCGACCTGGTCGGTCTCGACACCCGACTGGGCATCGCCCGCTACCTCGAGCGCGAGCTCGGGCCCCGATTCGCCCCGCCGCAGCTGCTCGTCGACCTCGTCGAGCAGGGACACCACGGCCGCAAGGCCGGCCGCGGGTTCTACGACTGGAACGACGACGCGCAGGAGAAGAACGCATGA
- a CDS encoding SDR family oxidoreductase — translation MTTALVLGGAGGIGAAVTRRLAADHDVTITHHGHPERAEQLVAELEKGGARARTLRVDATTEEGVLAAFDAAEEGGDLAVVVDCVGGWDYPRITDLTSEQINDSLSLNLVSALLVLREAARRVADGGRVVMVSSAAARVAPPRQSTYAAAKAGLEAATRVTAKEVAKRGVTVNVVRPGATDTEYMRSITSDKAVEAMSAGNAMRRLGTPEDIAGVVSLLVSQDARWITGDVIDATGGLA, via the coding sequence ATGACTACTGCCCTGGTACTGGGCGGAGCCGGAGGGATCGGCGCGGCAGTGACCCGTCGCCTCGCGGCGGACCATGACGTGACCATCACCCACCACGGGCACCCGGAGCGTGCCGAGCAGCTCGTGGCCGAGCTGGAGAAGGGCGGCGCGCGAGCGCGGACGCTCCGGGTCGACGCGACGACGGAGGAGGGCGTCCTGGCCGCTTTCGACGCGGCCGAGGAGGGCGGCGACCTCGCGGTCGTCGTCGACTGCGTCGGCGGGTGGGACTACCCGCGCATCACCGACCTGACGAGTGAGCAGATCAACGACTCCCTCTCGCTCAACCTCGTCTCGGCCCTGCTCGTCCTGCGTGAGGCTGCCCGTCGCGTCGCCGACGGCGGCCGCGTCGTGATGGTGTCCAGCGCCGCCGCCCGGGTGGCTCCGCCCCGGCAGAGCACCTACGCCGCGGCCAAGGCCGGTCTCGAGGCGGCGACCAGGGTCACCGCCAAGGAGGTCGCGAAGCGTGGCGTCACCGTCAACGTCGTCCGGCCCGGCGCGACCGACACCGAGTACATGCGCTCGATCACCAGTGACAAGGCGGTCGAGGCCATGTCCGCCGGCAACGCCATGCGCCGTCTGGGCACCCCCGAGGACATCGCCGGGGTCGTGTCACTGCTGGTCTCGCAGGACGCCCGGTGGATCACCGGCGATGTCATCGACGCCACCGGAGGACTCGCATGA
- the paaZ gene encoding phenylacetic acid degradation bifunctional protein PaaZ, protein MSEILESYIAGRWIAGTGDGRPVHDAVTGEVVTRVSSEGIDMGEVVAHARTKGGPALRAMTFPERAAALKAAATSVQEGKDELYALSARAGCTARDSAVDVDGGIGTAMVYASLGRKGLPEGTVVVEDDFIQLGKEGSFGGRHVLTSPHGISLQINAFNFPVWGMLEKLAPALLAGVPTIVKPATPTAYIAAAAVRMMIDSGALPEGALQIVAGSIPGLFDELGGQDHIGFTGSAGTAAVLRRDPAVTERSAHFNAEADSLNASVLGPDAVPGEPEFDLFVKALVTEMTVKAGQKCTAIRRAIVPESQLAAVADAVRERLSGVVVGAPGAQGVRMGALVGTDQRADVQQAARQIADAGTVVFGDLDSVDVVGADAQQGAFMSPVLVRIDDADRPEPHEVEAFGPVSALMGFRDADHAVELLARGEGSLAGSVVSADPDFVSAIIAGAAPWHGRILVLDRDSAAESTGHGTPMPQLVHGGPGRAGGGQEEGGLRAVYAHLQRTAVQGSPAVLDRLG, encoded by the coding sequence ATGAGCGAGATCCTCGAGAGCTACATCGCCGGCCGCTGGATCGCCGGGACCGGCGACGGCCGACCGGTGCACGACGCCGTGACCGGTGAGGTCGTCACCAGGGTGTCCAGCGAGGGCATCGACATGGGGGAGGTCGTGGCCCACGCCCGGACGAAGGGGGGCCCCGCCCTTCGCGCGATGACCTTCCCCGAGCGCGCTGCCGCACTCAAGGCCGCGGCGACGAGCGTCCAGGAGGGCAAGGACGAGCTCTACGCGCTCTCCGCCCGGGCCGGCTGCACCGCGCGCGACTCCGCCGTCGACGTCGACGGCGGCATCGGTACCGCCATGGTCTACGCCTCGCTGGGCCGCAAGGGCCTGCCCGAGGGCACCGTCGTCGTCGAGGACGACTTCATCCAGCTGGGCAAGGAGGGGTCCTTCGGCGGTCGGCACGTGCTGACCAGCCCGCACGGCATCTCGCTGCAGATCAACGCCTTCAACTTCCCCGTGTGGGGGATGCTCGAGAAGCTGGCACCCGCGCTCCTCGCCGGGGTCCCGACGATCGTCAAGCCGGCGACGCCGACGGCCTACATCGCCGCCGCCGCGGTGCGGATGATGATCGACTCGGGTGCGCTCCCCGAGGGGGCGCTGCAGATCGTGGCGGGGTCCATCCCGGGGCTCTTCGACGAGCTCGGCGGCCAGGACCACATCGGCTTCACCGGCTCCGCCGGCACCGCGGCCGTGCTGCGCCGCGACCCGGCCGTCACCGAGCGTTCGGCGCACTTCAACGCCGAGGCGGACAGCCTCAACGCGTCCGTCCTGGGTCCCGACGCGGTCCCCGGGGAGCCCGAGTTCGACCTCTTCGTCAAGGCGCTCGTCACCGAGATGACGGTCAAGGCGGGGCAGAAGTGCACTGCCATCCGCCGCGCGATCGTCCCCGAGTCCCAGCTCGCGGCCGTCGCCGATGCGGTCCGCGAGCGGCTCTCGGGCGTCGTCGTCGGCGCCCCGGGGGCGCAGGGCGTGCGCATGGGCGCCCTCGTCGGCACCGACCAGCGTGCCGACGTGCAGCAGGCCGCGCGGCAGATCGCCGACGCCGGCACCGTCGTCTTCGGCGACCTCGACTCGGTGGACGTCGTCGGTGCCGATGCCCAGCAGGGTGCCTTCATGTCACCGGTGCTCGTGCGCATCGACGACGCGGACCGCCCCGAACCGCACGAGGTCGAGGCCTTCGGCCCGGTGAGCGCCCTCATGGGCTTCCGCGATGCCGACCACGCCGTCGAGCTGCTGGCCCGGGGCGAAGGGAGCCTGGCCGGCTCCGTCGTGTCCGCGGACCCGGACTTCGTCTCGGCGATCATCGCCGGGGCGGCGCCCTGGCACGGACGCATCCTCGTGCTCGACCGGGACAGCGCCGCCGAGTCGACCGGGCACGGCACGCCGATGCCCCAGCTCGTCCACGGTGGCCCGGGTCGCGCCGGCGGCGGGCAGGAGGAGGGGGGCCTGCGGGCCGTCTACGCGCACCTGCAGCGCACGGCGGTCCAGGGCAGCCCGGCGGTTCTCGACCGTCTTGGGTGA
- a CDS encoding aminopeptidase P family protein, which produces MSEEQKQADNRKRPTTDEFRAFVAEDWAPRSDERPALTEAARRAAVRRATISAEHEGERLVVPAGGLKVRANDTDYVFRPHTAFAHLTGLGADREPDAVLVMEPLGGPDEQAGHEASLYFRPLASRDSNEFFDDPRYGEFWVGARPSIEDIESELGLTGRHVDQLEDAVGKDAGQLTVRMVRDADLGLTARLDTVRVQGGASEEALVEADDALAHRLSTLRLVKDDWEIEQMQEAVDATRVGFEAVIRELPGLPERGRGERWVEGTFGLYARHQGNGVGYDSICASGNHANTLHWIKNTGDINEGDMILLDAGVEVDSLFTADITRTLPVSGTFTDTQREIHEAVVAAQAAGIAAVKPGAKFSDVHAAAIRVIAEHLHAWGLLPEGISVEDTLDKDHGQYHRRWMVHGTSHHLGLDVHDCALATREEYMDAELAPGMVLTVEPGLYFKADDLKVPERFRGIGVRLEDDVVVTQDGCRNLSGEWPHSADEIEAWIADVQGR; this is translated from the coding sequence ATGAGCGAGGAGCAGAAGCAGGCAGACAACCGCAAGCGGCCGACGACGGACGAGTTCCGCGCCTTCGTCGCCGAGGACTGGGCACCACGGTCGGACGAGCGCCCTGCGCTCACCGAGGCCGCCAGGCGTGCGGCCGTGCGCCGCGCCACCATCTCCGCCGAGCACGAGGGCGAGCGCCTGGTCGTGCCGGCAGGCGGGTTGAAGGTGCGGGCCAACGACACCGACTACGTCTTCCGCCCGCACACCGCCTTCGCGCACCTGACCGGGCTCGGCGCCGACCGCGAGCCGGACGCCGTCCTGGTCATGGAGCCCCTCGGCGGCCCCGACGAGCAGGCCGGTCACGAGGCCTCGCTGTACTTCCGTCCCCTGGCATCGCGCGACTCCAACGAGTTCTTCGACGACCCCCGCTATGGCGAGTTCTGGGTCGGCGCCCGTCCCTCGATCGAGGACATCGAGTCCGAGCTCGGCCTCACCGGTCGCCACGTCGACCAGCTCGAGGACGCCGTCGGCAAGGACGCCGGCCAGCTCACCGTGCGGATGGTCCGCGACGCCGACCTGGGCCTGACGGCCCGGCTCGACACCGTGCGGGTGCAGGGCGGCGCGAGCGAGGAGGCCCTCGTCGAGGCCGACGACGCACTCGCCCACCGGCTGTCCACGCTGCGCCTGGTCAAGGACGACTGGGAGATCGAGCAGATGCAGGAGGCGGTCGACGCCACCCGCGTCGGCTTCGAGGCGGTCATCCGCGAGCTGCCGGGCCTGCCCGAGCGTGGCCGCGGCGAGCGCTGGGTCGAGGGAACCTTCGGTCTGTACGCCCGCCACCAGGGCAACGGCGTCGGCTACGACTCGATCTGCGCCTCCGGCAACCACGCCAACACGCTGCACTGGATCAAGAACACCGGCGACATCAACGAGGGCGACATGATCCTGCTGGACGCCGGGGTCGAGGTCGACTCGCTCTTCACCGCCGACATCACCCGCACGCTGCCGGTGAGCGGGACGTTCACCGACACCCAGCGTGAGATCCACGAGGCCGTCGTCGCCGCGCAGGCCGCCGGTATCGCCGCGGTGAAGCCGGGCGCGAAGTTCTCCGACGTCCATGCCGCCGCCATCCGCGTCATCGCCGAGCACCTGCACGCCTGGGGGCTGCTGCCCGAGGGCATCTCCGTCGAGGACACCCTCGACAAGGACCACGGCCAGTACCACCGTCGCTGGATGGTCCACGGCACCAGCCACCACCTCGGCCTCGACGTCCACGACTGCGCCCTGGCCACCCGCGAGGAGTACATGGACGCCGAGCTGGCCCCGGGCATGGTGCTCACCGTCGAGCCGGGCCTGTACTTCAAGGCCGACGACCTCAAGGTGCCCGAGCGCTTCCGTGGGATCGGCGTGCGCCTCGAGGACGACGTCGTCGTCACTCAGGACGGCTGCCGCAACCTCTCCGGCGAGTGGCCCCACTCCGCCGACGAGATCGAGGCGTGGATCGCCGACGTCCAGGGCCGCTGA